In the genome of Rhinolophus ferrumequinum isolate MPI-CBG mRhiFer1 chromosome 24, mRhiFer1_v1.p, whole genome shotgun sequence, one region contains:
- the PCDH1 gene encoding protocadherin-1 isoform X2 yields the protein MGGSCSRAFQVPYWLPQLGQTQRLQPAVALLILEPARMGPLRSSQGPGGQRLLLPPLLLALLLLLAPSPGHATRVVYKVQEEQPPNTLIGSLAADYGFPDVGHLYKLEVGAPYLRVDGKTGDIFTTETSIDREGLRECQNQLPGEPCILEFEVSITDLVQNGSPRLLEGQIEVQDINDNTPNFASPVITLPIPENTNIGSLFSIPVASDRDAGPNGVASYELQAGPEAQELFGLQVAEDQDGKQPQLIVMGSLDRERWDSYDLTIKVQDGGSPPRASSALLRVTVLDTNDNAPKFEQPSYEAELSENSPIGHSVIQVKANDSDQGANAEIDYMFHQAPEVVRRLLRLDKNTGLITVQGPVDREDLSTLRFSVLAKDRGTNPKSARAQVVVTVKDMNDNAPTIEIRGIGLVTHQDGIANISEDVAEETAVALVQVSDRDEGENAAVTCVVAGDVPFQLRQASDTGSDSKKKYFLQTTTPLDYEKVKDYTIEIVAVDSGNPPLSSTNSLKVQVVDINDNAPVFTQSVTEVTFPENNKPGEVVAEVTASDADSGSNAELVYSLEPEPAAMDLFTISPETGEIRVKTSLDREQRESYELKVVAADRGSPSLQGTATVLVNVLDCNDNDPKFMLSGYNFSVMENMPALSPVGMVTVIDGDKGENARVQLTVEQDNGDFVIQNGTGTILSSLSFDREQQSTYTFQLKAVDGGVPPRSAYVGVTINVLDENDNAPFITAPSNTSHRLLTPQTRLGETVSQVTAEDIDSGVNAELTYSIAGGNPYGLFQIGSHSGAITLEKEIERRHHGLHRLVVKVSDRGKPPRYGTALVHLYVNETLTNRTLLETLLGHSLDTPLDIDIAGDPEYERSKQRGNILFGVVAGVVAVALLIALAVLVRYCRQREAKSGYQAGKKETKDLYAPKPSSKASKGNKNKGKKSKSPKPVKPVEDEDEAGLQKSLKFNLMSDAPGDSPRIHLPLNYPPGSPDLGRHYRSNSPLPSIQLQPQSPSASKKHQVVQDLPPANTFVGTGDTTSTGSEQYSDYSYRTNPPKYPSKQLPHRRVTFSATSQAQELQDPSQHSYYDSGLEESETPSSKSSSGPRLGPLALPEDHYERTTPDGSIGEMEHPENDLRPLPDVAMTGTCTRECSEFGHSDTCWMPGQSSPSRRTKSSALKLSTFVPYQDRGGQEPAGTGSPSPPEDRNTKTAPVRLLPSYSAFSHSSHDSCKDSATLEEIPLTQTSDFPPAATPASAQTAKREIYL from the exons ATGGGCGGGAGCTGCTCTCGAGCTTTCCAGGTGCCTTACTGGCTCCCCCAGCTAGGGCAGACACAACGGCTACAGCCAGCTGTGG CCCTCCTGATTCTGGAGCCTGCCAGGATGGGGCCCCTGAGGTCCAGCCAAGGCCCTGGGGGGCAACGGTTACTGCTGCCCCCCTTGCTGCTGGCACTGCTGCTCCTGCTGGCCCCATCTCCAGGCCATGCCACTCGGGTGGTTTACAAGGTGCAGGAGGAACAGCCGCCCAACACCCTCATTGGGAGCCTCGCAGCTGACTACGGTTTTCCAGATGTGGGCCACCTGTACAAACTAGAGGTAGGCGCCCCGTACCTGAGGGTGGATGGCAAGACTGGTGACATCTTCACCACCGAGACCTCCATCGACCGTGAGGGGCTCCGTGAATGCCAGAACCAGCTCCCTGGTGAGCCCTGCATCCTGGAATTTGAGGTGTCTATCACGGACCTTGTGCAGAATGGCAGTCCCCGGCTGCTTGAGGGCCAGATAGAAGTACAGGATATCAATGACAACACACCCAACTTCGCCTCACCGGTCATCACGCTGCCCATCCCTGAGAACACCAACATCGGCTCACTCTTCTCCATCCCAGTGGCTTCGGACCGTGATGCTGGCCCCAATGGTGTGGCGTCCTATGAGCTGCAGGCTGGGCCTGAGGCCCAGGAGCTATTTGGGCTGCAGGTGGCGGAGGACCAGGATGGGAAACAGCCGCAGCTCATCGTGATGGGCAGTCTGGACCGGGAGCGCTGGGACTCCTATGACCTCACCATCAAGGTGCAGGATGGTGGCAGCCCCCCACGTGCCAGCAGTGCCCTGCTGCGTGTCACTGTGCTTGACACCAATGACAACGCCCCCAAGTTTGAGCAGCCCTCCTACGAGGCTGAGCTGTCGGAGAACAGTCCCATAGGCCACTCGGTCATCCAG GTGAAGGCCAACGATTCAGACCAAGGTGCCAACGCAGAGATCGACTACATGTTTCACCAGGCACCGGAAGTCGTGAGGCGTCTTCTGCGACTAGACAAGAACACTGGCCTTATCACTGTACAGGGCCCTGTGGACCGTGAGGACCTAAGTACCCTGCGCTTCTCAGTGCTTGCCAAGGACCGAGGCACCAACCCCAAGAGTGCCCGGGCCCAGGTGGTGGTGACCGTGAAGGACATGAACGACAACGCTCCCACCATTGAGATCCGGGGCATAGGGCTCGTGACCCATCAAGACGGGATAGCCAACATCTCAGAGGATGTGGCAGAGGAGACAGCTGTGGCCCTGGTACAGGTATCTGACCGAGATGAGGGAGAGAATGCAGCTGTCACCTGTGTGGTGGCAGGTGATGTGCCCTTCCAGCTACGCCAGGCCAGTGATACTGGAAGTGACAGCAAGAAGAAGTACTTCCTGCAGACCACTACCCCACTCGACTACGAGAAAGTCAAAGACTACACCATCGAGATTGTGGCCGTGGACTCTGGCAACCCCCCACTCTCCAGCACCAACTCCCTCAAGGTGCAAGTGGTGGACATCAATGACAACGCACCTGTCTTCACCCAGAGTGTCACTGAGGTCACCTTCCCGGAAAACAACAAGCCGGGTGAAGTGGTAGCCGAGGTCACTGCCAGTGATGCTGACTCGGGCTCCAATGCTGAGTTGGTTTACTCTCTGGAGCCTGAGCCAGCGGCCATGGACCTCTTCACCATCTCACCCGAGACTGGAGAGATCCGGGTGAAGACATCCCTTGATCGGGAACAGCGGGAGAGCTATGAGTTGAAGGTGGTGGCAGCCGACCGGGGCAGCCCTAGCCTCCAGGGCACAGCCACTGTCCTGGTTAACGTGCTGGACTGCAATGACAATGACCCCAAGTTCATGCTGAGTGGCTACAACTTCTCAGTGATGGAGAACATGCCGGCGCTGAGTCCAGTGGGCATGGTGACGGTCATTGATGGGGACAAGGGGGAGAATGCCCGGGTACAGCTCACGGTGGAGCAGGACAATGGTGACTTTGTTATCCAGAATGGCACAGGCACCATCCTCTCTAGCCTGAGCTTCGATCGGGAGCAGCAAAGCACCTACACCTTCCAGCTGAAGGCAGTGGATGGTGGGGTCCCACCTCGCTCAGCTTATGTTGGCGTCACTATCAATGTGCTGGATGAGAATGACAATGCGCCCTTTATCACCGCGCCTTCCAACACCTCCCACCGGCTGCTGACCCCCCAGACGCGTCTTGGTGAGACAGTCAGCCAGGTGACGGCTGAGGACATTGACTCTGGTGTCAATGCCGAGCTGACCTACAGCATCGCTGGTGGCAACCCTTACGGACTCTTCCAGATTGGGTCACATTCAGGTGCCATCACCCTGGAGAAGGAGATTGAGCGGCGCCACCATGGGCTGCACCGCCTAGTGGTAAAGGTCAGTGACCGCGGCAAGCCCCCACGCTATGGCACTGCTTTGGTCCACCTTTATGTCAATGAGACCCTGACCAACCGCACGCTGCTGGAGACTCTGTTGGGCCACAGCCTGGACACTCCACTGGACATTGACATTGCTGGGGATCCAGAATACGAGCGCTCCAAGCAGCGGGGCAACATCCTCTTTGGTGTGGTGGCAGGTGTTGTGGCCGTGGCCTTGCTCATCGCCCTAGCAGTGCTCGTGCGCTACTGCCGGCAACGGGAGGCCAAGAGCGGCTACCAGGCTGGCAAGAAGGAGACCAAGGACCTATATGCCCCCAAGCCCAGCAGCAAAGCctccaagggaaataaaaacaagggCAAGAAGAGCAAATCCCCGAAGCCTGTGAAGCCAGTGGAGGATGAGGATGAGGCCGGACTGCAGAAATCCCTCAAGTTCAACCTGATGAGCGATGCCCCTGGGGACAGCCCCCGCATCCACCTGCCCCTCAACTACCCACCGGGCAGCCCTGACTTGGGCCGCCACTACCGCTCTAactccccactgccttccatccAGCTGCAGCCCCAGTCACCCTCAGCCTCCAAGAAGCACCAAGTGGTGCAGGACCTGCCACCTGCAAACACATTTGTGGGCACCGGGGACACCACATCCACGGGCTCGGAGCAGTACTCCGACTACAGCTACCGCACCAACCCCCCCAAATACCCCAGCAAGCAG TTACCTCACCGTCGAGTCACCTTCTCCGCCACCAGCCAGGCCCAGGAGCTGCAGGACCCGTCCCAGCACAGTTACTACGACAGTGGTCTGGAGGAGTCTGAGACGCCGTCCAGCAAGTCATCCTCGGGGCCTCGCCTCGGTCCCCTGGCTCTGCCTGAGGATCACTATGAACGCACCACCCCCGACGGCAGCATAGGAGAGATGGAGCACCCCGAGAATG ACCTGCGCCCTTTGCCTGATGTCGCCATGACGGGCACATGTACCCGGGAGTGCAGCGAGTTCGGTCACTCTGACACATGCTGGATGCCTGGCCAGTCGTCTCCCAGCCGCCGGACCAAGAGCAGCGCCCTCAAACTCTCCACCTTCGTGCCTTACCAGGACCGAGGAGGGCAGGAGCCTGCGGGCACCGGCAGCCCCAGCCCCCCAGAAGACCGGAACACCAAAACGGCCCCCGTGCGCCTCCTGCCCTCCTACAGTGCCTTCTCCCACAGTAGCCATGATTCCTGCAAGGACTCGGCCACCTTGGAGGAAATCCCCCTGACCCAGACCTCGGACTTCCCACCGGCAGCCACACCGGCATCTGCCCAGACGGCCAAGCGTGAGATCTACCTGTGA
- the PCDH1 gene encoding protocadherin-1 isoform X5, which produces MPGTPGEPLTPPHLNHDIVTVNIGTVGTLGAGGTGFPSRLLPHLHSGAGRAGYSRNELDLAGRASPGLPGPRSLCRGCKPGAVFAALFGSFSRVFRATWVPSTPVSVSHLGAPSAGSRLQARVLRGQGPGAKREIAAPSGAKLVALLILEPARMGPLRSSQGPGGQRLLLPPLLLALLLLLAPSPGHATRVVYKVQEEQPPNTLIGSLAADYGFPDVGHLYKLEVGAPYLRVDGKTGDIFTTETSIDREGLRECQNQLPGEPCILEFEVSITDLVQNGSPRLLEGQIEVQDINDNTPNFASPVITLPIPENTNIGSLFSIPVASDRDAGPNGVASYELQAGPEAQELFGLQVAEDQDGKQPQLIVMGSLDRERWDSYDLTIKVQDGGSPPRASSALLRVTVLDTNDNAPKFEQPSYEAELSENSPIGHSVIQVKANDSDQGANAEIDYMFHQAPEVVRRLLRLDKNTGLITVQGPVDREDLSTLRFSVLAKDRGTNPKSARAQVVVTVKDMNDNAPTIEIRGIGLVTHQDGIANISEDVAEETAVALVQVSDRDEGENAAVTCVVAGDVPFQLRQASDTGSDSKKKYFLQTTTPLDYEKVKDYTIEIVAVDSGNPPLSSTNSLKVQVVDINDNAPVFTQSVTEVTFPENNKPGEVVAEVTASDADSGSNAELVYSLEPEPAAMDLFTISPETGEIRVKTSLDREQRESYELKVVAADRGSPSLQGTATVLVNVLDCNDNDPKFMLSGYNFSVMENMPALSPVGMVTVIDGDKGENARVQLTVEQDNGDFVIQNGTGTILSSLSFDREQQSTYTFQLKAVDGGVPPRSAYVGVTINVLDENDNAPFITAPSNTSHRLLTPQTRLGETVSQVTAEDIDSGVNAELTYSIAGGNPYGLFQIGSHSGAITLEKEIERRHHGLHRLVVKVSDRGKPPRYGTALVHLYVNETLTNRTLLETLLGHSLDTPLDIDIAGDPEYERSKQRGNILFGVVAGVVAVALLIALAVLVRYCRQREAKSGYQAGKKETKDLYAPKPSSKASKGNKNKGKKSKSPKPVKPVEDEDEAGLQKSLKFNLMSDAPGDSPRIHLPLNYPPGSPDLGRHYRSNSPLPSIQLQPQSPSASKKHQVVQDLPPANTFVGTGDTTSTGSEQYSDYSYRTNPPKYPSKQVGQPLRLSTPRPPPHPYHGAIWTEVWE; this is translated from the exons ATGCCGGGGACGCCAGGCGAGCCCCTAACGCCCCCTCACCTTAATCACGACATTGTTACTGTAAATATTGGCACAGTGGGAACCCTGGGGGCCGGAGGGACCGGCTTCCCCAGCCGGCTCCTCCCCCACCTTCACTCCGGGGCCGGGCGGGCCGGGTATTCCCGGAACGAGCTGGACCTGGCAGGCCGCGCCTCCCCAGGGCTCCCGGGCCCTAGGTCCCTTTGCAGAGGGTGCAAGCCTGGGGCGGTGTTTGCGGCCCTCTTCGGATCATTTAGCCGCGTTTTCCGAGCCACCTGGGTCCCCAGCACACCTGTGTCCGTCTCACACCTGGGCGCCCCCTCCGCCGGGTCCCGGCTGCAGGCCAGAGTTCTGCGCGGACAAGGCCCTGGGGCCAAAAGGGAGATCGCGGCACCCTCAGGAGCAAAATTAGTAG CCCTCCTGATTCTGGAGCCTGCCAGGATGGGGCCCCTGAGGTCCAGCCAAGGCCCTGGGGGGCAACGGTTACTGCTGCCCCCCTTGCTGCTGGCACTGCTGCTCCTGCTGGCCCCATCTCCAGGCCATGCCACTCGGGTGGTTTACAAGGTGCAGGAGGAACAGCCGCCCAACACCCTCATTGGGAGCCTCGCAGCTGACTACGGTTTTCCAGATGTGGGCCACCTGTACAAACTAGAGGTAGGCGCCCCGTACCTGAGGGTGGATGGCAAGACTGGTGACATCTTCACCACCGAGACCTCCATCGACCGTGAGGGGCTCCGTGAATGCCAGAACCAGCTCCCTGGTGAGCCCTGCATCCTGGAATTTGAGGTGTCTATCACGGACCTTGTGCAGAATGGCAGTCCCCGGCTGCTTGAGGGCCAGATAGAAGTACAGGATATCAATGACAACACACCCAACTTCGCCTCACCGGTCATCACGCTGCCCATCCCTGAGAACACCAACATCGGCTCACTCTTCTCCATCCCAGTGGCTTCGGACCGTGATGCTGGCCCCAATGGTGTGGCGTCCTATGAGCTGCAGGCTGGGCCTGAGGCCCAGGAGCTATTTGGGCTGCAGGTGGCGGAGGACCAGGATGGGAAACAGCCGCAGCTCATCGTGATGGGCAGTCTGGACCGGGAGCGCTGGGACTCCTATGACCTCACCATCAAGGTGCAGGATGGTGGCAGCCCCCCACGTGCCAGCAGTGCCCTGCTGCGTGTCACTGTGCTTGACACCAATGACAACGCCCCCAAGTTTGAGCAGCCCTCCTACGAGGCTGAGCTGTCGGAGAACAGTCCCATAGGCCACTCGGTCATCCAG GTGAAGGCCAACGATTCAGACCAAGGTGCCAACGCAGAGATCGACTACATGTTTCACCAGGCACCGGAAGTCGTGAGGCGTCTTCTGCGACTAGACAAGAACACTGGCCTTATCACTGTACAGGGCCCTGTGGACCGTGAGGACCTAAGTACCCTGCGCTTCTCAGTGCTTGCCAAGGACCGAGGCACCAACCCCAAGAGTGCCCGGGCCCAGGTGGTGGTGACCGTGAAGGACATGAACGACAACGCTCCCACCATTGAGATCCGGGGCATAGGGCTCGTGACCCATCAAGACGGGATAGCCAACATCTCAGAGGATGTGGCAGAGGAGACAGCTGTGGCCCTGGTACAGGTATCTGACCGAGATGAGGGAGAGAATGCAGCTGTCACCTGTGTGGTGGCAGGTGATGTGCCCTTCCAGCTACGCCAGGCCAGTGATACTGGAAGTGACAGCAAGAAGAAGTACTTCCTGCAGACCACTACCCCACTCGACTACGAGAAAGTCAAAGACTACACCATCGAGATTGTGGCCGTGGACTCTGGCAACCCCCCACTCTCCAGCACCAACTCCCTCAAGGTGCAAGTGGTGGACATCAATGACAACGCACCTGTCTTCACCCAGAGTGTCACTGAGGTCACCTTCCCGGAAAACAACAAGCCGGGTGAAGTGGTAGCCGAGGTCACTGCCAGTGATGCTGACTCGGGCTCCAATGCTGAGTTGGTTTACTCTCTGGAGCCTGAGCCAGCGGCCATGGACCTCTTCACCATCTCACCCGAGACTGGAGAGATCCGGGTGAAGACATCCCTTGATCGGGAACAGCGGGAGAGCTATGAGTTGAAGGTGGTGGCAGCCGACCGGGGCAGCCCTAGCCTCCAGGGCACAGCCACTGTCCTGGTTAACGTGCTGGACTGCAATGACAATGACCCCAAGTTCATGCTGAGTGGCTACAACTTCTCAGTGATGGAGAACATGCCGGCGCTGAGTCCAGTGGGCATGGTGACGGTCATTGATGGGGACAAGGGGGAGAATGCCCGGGTACAGCTCACGGTGGAGCAGGACAATGGTGACTTTGTTATCCAGAATGGCACAGGCACCATCCTCTCTAGCCTGAGCTTCGATCGGGAGCAGCAAAGCACCTACACCTTCCAGCTGAAGGCAGTGGATGGTGGGGTCCCACCTCGCTCAGCTTATGTTGGCGTCACTATCAATGTGCTGGATGAGAATGACAATGCGCCCTTTATCACCGCGCCTTCCAACACCTCCCACCGGCTGCTGACCCCCCAGACGCGTCTTGGTGAGACAGTCAGCCAGGTGACGGCTGAGGACATTGACTCTGGTGTCAATGCCGAGCTGACCTACAGCATCGCTGGTGGCAACCCTTACGGACTCTTCCAGATTGGGTCACATTCAGGTGCCATCACCCTGGAGAAGGAGATTGAGCGGCGCCACCATGGGCTGCACCGCCTAGTGGTAAAGGTCAGTGACCGCGGCAAGCCCCCACGCTATGGCACTGCTTTGGTCCACCTTTATGTCAATGAGACCCTGACCAACCGCACGCTGCTGGAGACTCTGTTGGGCCACAGCCTGGACACTCCACTGGACATTGACATTGCTGGGGATCCAGAATACGAGCGCTCCAAGCAGCGGGGCAACATCCTCTTTGGTGTGGTGGCAGGTGTTGTGGCCGTGGCCTTGCTCATCGCCCTAGCAGTGCTCGTGCGCTACTGCCGGCAACGGGAGGCCAAGAGCGGCTACCAGGCTGGCAAGAAGGAGACCAAGGACCTATATGCCCCCAAGCCCAGCAGCAAAGCctccaagggaaataaaaacaagggCAAGAAGAGCAAATCCCCGAAGCCTGTGAAGCCAGTGGAGGATGAGGATGAGGCCGGACTGCAGAAATCCCTCAAGTTCAACCTGATGAGCGATGCCCCTGGGGACAGCCCCCGCATCCACCTGCCCCTCAACTACCCACCGGGCAGCCCTGACTTGGGCCGCCACTACCGCTCTAactccccactgccttccatccAGCTGCAGCCCCAGTCACCCTCAGCCTCCAAGAAGCACCAAGTGGTGCAGGACCTGCCACCTGCAAACACATTTGTGGGCACCGGGGACACCACATCCACGGGCTCGGAGCAGTACTCCGACTACAGCTACCGCACCAACCCCCCCAAATACCCCAGCAAGCAGGTAGGCCAGCCCTTGCGGCTCAGcaccccccggcccccaccccacccctaccacGGGGCCATCTGGACTGAGGTATGGGAGTGA
- the PCDH1 gene encoding protocadherin-1 isoform X3, giving the protein MPGTPGEPLTPPHLNHDIVTVNIGTVGTLGAGGTGFPSRLLPHLHSGAGRAGYSRNELDLAGRASPGLPGPRSLCRGCKPGAVFAALFGSFSRVFRATWVPSTPVSVSHLGAPSAGSRLQARVLRGQGPGAKREIAAPSGAKLVALLILEPARMGPLRSSQGPGGQRLLLPPLLLALLLLLAPSPGHATRVVYKVQEEQPPNTLIGSLAADYGFPDVGHLYKLEVGAPYLRVDGKTGDIFTTETSIDREGLRECQNQLPGEPCILEFEVSITDLVQNGSPRLLEGQIEVQDINDNTPNFASPVITLPIPENTNIGSLFSIPVASDRDAGPNGVASYELQAGPEAQELFGLQVAEDQDGKQPQLIVMGSLDRERWDSYDLTIKVQDGGSPPRASSALLRVTVLDTNDNAPKFEQPSYEAELSENSPIGHSVIQVKANDSDQGANAEIDYMFHQAPEVVRRLLRLDKNTGLITVQGPVDREDLSTLRFSVLAKDRGTNPKSARAQVVVTVKDMNDNAPTIEIRGIGLVTHQDGIANISEDVAEETAVALVQVSDRDEGENAAVTCVVAGDVPFQLRQASDTGSDSKKKYFLQTTTPLDYEKVKDYTIEIVAVDSGNPPLSSTNSLKVQVVDINDNAPVFTQSVTEVTFPENNKPGEVVAEVTASDADSGSNAELVYSLEPEPAAMDLFTISPETGEIRVKTSLDREQRESYELKVVAADRGSPSLQGTATVLVNVLDCNDNDPKFMLSGYNFSVMENMPALSPVGMVTVIDGDKGENARVQLTVEQDNGDFVIQNGTGTILSSLSFDREQQSTYTFQLKAVDGGVPPRSAYVGVTINVLDENDNAPFITAPSNTSHRLLTPQTRLGETVSQVTAEDIDSGVNAELTYSIAGGNPYGLFQIGSHSGAITLEKEIERRHHGLHRLVVKVSDRGKPPRYGTALVHLYVNETLTNRTLLETLLGHSLDTPLDIDIAGDPEYERSKQRGNILFGVVAGVVAVALLIALAVLVRYCRQREAKSGYQAGKKETKDLYAPKPSSKASKGNKNKGKKSKSPKPVKPVEDEDEAGLQKSLKFNLMSDAPGDSPRIHLPLNYPPGSPDLGRHYRSNSPLPSIQLQPQSPSASKKHQVVQDLPPANTFVGTGDTTSTGSEQYSDYSYRTNPPKYPSKQLPHRRVTFSATSQAQELQDPSQHSYYDSGLEESETPSSKSSSGPRLGPLALPEDHYERTTPDGSIGEMEHPENEPAGRSRP; this is encoded by the exons ATGCCGGGGACGCCAGGCGAGCCCCTAACGCCCCCTCACCTTAATCACGACATTGTTACTGTAAATATTGGCACAGTGGGAACCCTGGGGGCCGGAGGGACCGGCTTCCCCAGCCGGCTCCTCCCCCACCTTCACTCCGGGGCCGGGCGGGCCGGGTATTCCCGGAACGAGCTGGACCTGGCAGGCCGCGCCTCCCCAGGGCTCCCGGGCCCTAGGTCCCTTTGCAGAGGGTGCAAGCCTGGGGCGGTGTTTGCGGCCCTCTTCGGATCATTTAGCCGCGTTTTCCGAGCCACCTGGGTCCCCAGCACACCTGTGTCCGTCTCACACCTGGGCGCCCCCTCCGCCGGGTCCCGGCTGCAGGCCAGAGTTCTGCGCGGACAAGGCCCTGGGGCCAAAAGGGAGATCGCGGCACCCTCAGGAGCAAAATTAGTAG CCCTCCTGATTCTGGAGCCTGCCAGGATGGGGCCCCTGAGGTCCAGCCAAGGCCCTGGGGGGCAACGGTTACTGCTGCCCCCCTTGCTGCTGGCACTGCTGCTCCTGCTGGCCCCATCTCCAGGCCATGCCACTCGGGTGGTTTACAAGGTGCAGGAGGAACAGCCGCCCAACACCCTCATTGGGAGCCTCGCAGCTGACTACGGTTTTCCAGATGTGGGCCACCTGTACAAACTAGAGGTAGGCGCCCCGTACCTGAGGGTGGATGGCAAGACTGGTGACATCTTCACCACCGAGACCTCCATCGACCGTGAGGGGCTCCGTGAATGCCAGAACCAGCTCCCTGGTGAGCCCTGCATCCTGGAATTTGAGGTGTCTATCACGGACCTTGTGCAGAATGGCAGTCCCCGGCTGCTTGAGGGCCAGATAGAAGTACAGGATATCAATGACAACACACCCAACTTCGCCTCACCGGTCATCACGCTGCCCATCCCTGAGAACACCAACATCGGCTCACTCTTCTCCATCCCAGTGGCTTCGGACCGTGATGCTGGCCCCAATGGTGTGGCGTCCTATGAGCTGCAGGCTGGGCCTGAGGCCCAGGAGCTATTTGGGCTGCAGGTGGCGGAGGACCAGGATGGGAAACAGCCGCAGCTCATCGTGATGGGCAGTCTGGACCGGGAGCGCTGGGACTCCTATGACCTCACCATCAAGGTGCAGGATGGTGGCAGCCCCCCACGTGCCAGCAGTGCCCTGCTGCGTGTCACTGTGCTTGACACCAATGACAACGCCCCCAAGTTTGAGCAGCCCTCCTACGAGGCTGAGCTGTCGGAGAACAGTCCCATAGGCCACTCGGTCATCCAG GTGAAGGCCAACGATTCAGACCAAGGTGCCAACGCAGAGATCGACTACATGTTTCACCAGGCACCGGAAGTCGTGAGGCGTCTTCTGCGACTAGACAAGAACACTGGCCTTATCACTGTACAGGGCCCTGTGGACCGTGAGGACCTAAGTACCCTGCGCTTCTCAGTGCTTGCCAAGGACCGAGGCACCAACCCCAAGAGTGCCCGGGCCCAGGTGGTGGTGACCGTGAAGGACATGAACGACAACGCTCCCACCATTGAGATCCGGGGCATAGGGCTCGTGACCCATCAAGACGGGATAGCCAACATCTCAGAGGATGTGGCAGAGGAGACAGCTGTGGCCCTGGTACAGGTATCTGACCGAGATGAGGGAGAGAATGCAGCTGTCACCTGTGTGGTGGCAGGTGATGTGCCCTTCCAGCTACGCCAGGCCAGTGATACTGGAAGTGACAGCAAGAAGAAGTACTTCCTGCAGACCACTACCCCACTCGACTACGAGAAAGTCAAAGACTACACCATCGAGATTGTGGCCGTGGACTCTGGCAACCCCCCACTCTCCAGCACCAACTCCCTCAAGGTGCAAGTGGTGGACATCAATGACAACGCACCTGTCTTCACCCAGAGTGTCACTGAGGTCACCTTCCCGGAAAACAACAAGCCGGGTGAAGTGGTAGCCGAGGTCACTGCCAGTGATGCTGACTCGGGCTCCAATGCTGAGTTGGTTTACTCTCTGGAGCCTGAGCCAGCGGCCATGGACCTCTTCACCATCTCACCCGAGACTGGAGAGATCCGGGTGAAGACATCCCTTGATCGGGAACAGCGGGAGAGCTATGAGTTGAAGGTGGTGGCAGCCGACCGGGGCAGCCCTAGCCTCCAGGGCACAGCCACTGTCCTGGTTAACGTGCTGGACTGCAATGACAATGACCCCAAGTTCATGCTGAGTGGCTACAACTTCTCAGTGATGGAGAACATGCCGGCGCTGAGTCCAGTGGGCATGGTGACGGTCATTGATGGGGACAAGGGGGAGAATGCCCGGGTACAGCTCACGGTGGAGCAGGACAATGGTGACTTTGTTATCCAGAATGGCACAGGCACCATCCTCTCTAGCCTGAGCTTCGATCGGGAGCAGCAAAGCACCTACACCTTCCAGCTGAAGGCAGTGGATGGTGGGGTCCCACCTCGCTCAGCTTATGTTGGCGTCACTATCAATGTGCTGGATGAGAATGACAATGCGCCCTTTATCACCGCGCCTTCCAACACCTCCCACCGGCTGCTGACCCCCCAGACGCGTCTTGGTGAGACAGTCAGCCAGGTGACGGCTGAGGACATTGACTCTGGTGTCAATGCCGAGCTGACCTACAGCATCGCTGGTGGCAACCCTTACGGACTCTTCCAGATTGGGTCACATTCAGGTGCCATCACCCTGGAGAAGGAGATTGAGCGGCGCCACCATGGGCTGCACCGCCTAGTGGTAAAGGTCAGTGACCGCGGCAAGCCCCCACGCTATGGCACTGCTTTGGTCCACCTTTATGTCAATGAGACCCTGACCAACCGCACGCTGCTGGAGACTCTGTTGGGCCACAGCCTGGACACTCCACTGGACATTGACATTGCTGGGGATCCAGAATACGAGCGCTCCAAGCAGCGGGGCAACATCCTCTTTGGTGTGGTGGCAGGTGTTGTGGCCGTGGCCTTGCTCATCGCCCTAGCAGTGCTCGTGCGCTACTGCCGGCAACGGGAGGCCAAGAGCGGCTACCAGGCTGGCAAGAAGGAGACCAAGGACCTATATGCCCCCAAGCCCAGCAGCAAAGCctccaagggaaataaaaacaagggCAAGAAGAGCAAATCCCCGAAGCCTGTGAAGCCAGTGGAGGATGAGGATGAGGCCGGACTGCAGAAATCCCTCAAGTTCAACCTGATGAGCGATGCCCCTGGGGACAGCCCCCGCATCCACCTGCCCCTCAACTACCCACCGGGCAGCCCTGACTTGGGCCGCCACTACCGCTCTAactccccactgccttccatccAGCTGCAGCCCCAGTCACCCTCAGCCTCCAAGAAGCACCAAGTGGTGCAGGACCTGCCACCTGCAAACACATTTGTGGGCACCGGGGACACCACATCCACGGGCTCGGAGCAGTACTCCGACTACAGCTACCGCACCAACCCCCCCAAATACCCCAGCAAGCAG TTACCTCACCGTCGAGTCACCTTCTCCGCCACCAGCCAGGCCCAGGAGCTGCAGGACCCGTCCCAGCACAGTTACTACGACAGTGGTCTGGAGGAGTCTGAGACGCCGTCCAGCAAGTCATCCTCGGGGCCTCGCCTCGGTCCCCTGGCTCTGCCTGAGGATCACTATGAACGCACCACCCCCGACGGCAGCATAGGAGAGATGGAGCACCCCGAGAATG AGCCGGCTGGCCGGAGCAGGCCCTGA